From the genome of Vigna angularis cultivar LongXiaoDou No.4 chromosome 11, ASM1680809v1, whole genome shotgun sequence, one region includes:
- the LOC108332853 gene encoding uncharacterized protein LOC108332853 gives MDRSWINLIRTTNEYESGVEQFLEFAKMNVPDNNGRFYCPCVNCLNERKLPTEVIREHVLCDGFLKSYTKWTWHGELIDMPSVSNSQVEVEEVDLEMGDRLEDMICDVGDDSFQRAHMYDSLCSDAEKPLYPECTKFTRLSAVLKLFNVKARNGWTDKSFTELLELLSDMLPKGNTLPTRNYDAKKILCPMGMEYKKIHACPNDCILYKSEFAKLHQCPQCGVSRYKQKESEFECDRKGPPAKVLWYLPLVPRLKRLFSNSNDAKLMRWHADGRTKDGNLRHLANAMQWKNFDSMFPNFCKDSRNIRFGLATDGMNPYGNLSSKHSSWPVMLVIYNLPPWLCMKRKYVMLLSLMISGPRQPGNDIDVYLAPLVEDLKMLWEEGVDMFDGYTGDSFKLHAMVFCTINDFPAYGNLSGYSTKGHKACPICEEGTCHRQLQHGRKTIHLGHRRFLSTNHPYRKLKKAFDGCQENELAPMALSGSQVYEHVKDIGVILGKTQKKGTSSNIWKKMSILFDLPYWRVLDVRHCLDVMHVEKNVCDSIIGTLLNMQGKTKHGLNARLDLVEIGIREQLAPISHGKRTYLPPACHTLCKQEKRSFCEFLQGVKVPLGYSSNFKRVISMKDHKLLGLKSHDCHVLMQQLLPVAIRGILPKNVRYTLTRLCFFFNAICSKVIDIEKLDQLENEVVVILCQLEMYFPPSFFDIMVHLIIHLVRQVRICGPVFL, from the coding sequence ATGGATCGGAGTTGGATAAATTTGATACGTACAACAAATGAATATGAGAGTGGAGTAGAACAATTTCTTGAATTTGCAAAGATGAATGTTCCAGACAATAACGGAAGATTCTATTGTCCGTGTGTTAATTGTTTGAATGAGCGAAAACTACCAACTGAAGTTATTCGAGAGCATGTTCTATGTGATGGATTCCTAAAGAGCTACACAAAGTGGACATGGCATGGTGAATTAATAGACATGCCAAGTGTAAGTAACTCTCaagtagaagtagaagaagttGATTTAGAGATGGGTGATCGGTTAGAGGACATGATATGTGATGTCGGAGATGATTCCTTCCAACGTGCTCATATGTATGACAGCTTGTGCAGTGACGCAGAAAAACCTTTATATCCAGAATGCACTAAGTTTACTCGATTGTCAGCTGTGTTAAAATTGTTCAATGTGAAAGCAAGAAATGGGTGGACTGATAAAAGCTTCACAGAGTTGCTTGAGTTGTTGAGTGACATGCTTCCTAAAGGTAACACATTGCCAACACgcaattatgatgcgaagaagaTATTGTGTCccatgggtatggagtataaaaaaATCCATGCATGCCCGAATGATTGTATTTTGTACAAGAGCGAGTTTGCCAAGTTACATCAATGTCCACAATGTGGGGTATCACGATACAAACAAAAAGAGAGTGAGTTTGAATGTGATAGGAAGGGTCCTCCTGCAAAAGTCTTGTGGTATCTTCCTCTTGTTCCACGATTGAAACGCTTGTTTAGTAACTCAAATGATGCAAAACTCAtgagatggcatgcagatggaCGTACAAAAGATGGGAATTTGAGGCATCTAGCAAATGCAATGCAGTGGAAGAATTTTGATTCCATGTTCCCTAATTTCTGTAAAGATTCAAGAAACATTAGGTTTGGACTTGCTACAGATGGAATGAATccatatggaaacttgagcagTAAACATAGCTCGTGGCCTGTGATGTTAGTGATTTACAATTTACCTCCATGGTTGTGTATGAAACgcaaatatgtgatgttgttaTCCTTGATGATCTCAGGTCCAAGACAACCAGGAAAcgacattgatgtttatttagCCCCATTAGTTGAAGATTTAAAGATGTTATGGGAGGAAGgtgttgatatgtttgatggATACACTGGTGATTCATTCAAGTTGCATGCCATGGTATTTTGTACTATCAACGACTTTCCAGCTTATGGTAATTTAAGTGGCTATAGCActaagggtcataaagcatgccCTATATGTGAAGAAGGCACATGTCATCGTCAATTACAGCATGGAAGGAAAACAATACACCTTGGACATCGAAGGTTTCTTAGTACAAACCATCCATAtcgtaaattaaagaaagcatttGATGGGTgtcaagaaaatgaattagcTCCAATGGCTTTAAGTGGATCACAAGTATATGAGCATGTGAAGGACATTGGTGTTATTCTTGGAAAGACACAAAAAAAAGGCACTTCAAGCAACATATGGAAGaaaatgtcaattttatttGATCTCCCATATTGGAGGGTGCTTGATGTCAGACATTGTTTAGATGTTATGCatgtagagaaaaatgtttgtgatagtaTTATTGGAACGCTCCTCAATATGCAAGGGAAAACAAAACATGGACTCAATGCTCGCTTGGACCTGGTTGAAATAGGTATAAGAGAACAATTAGCTCCAATATCACATGGTAAGAGGACATACTTGCCTCCAGCATGTCACACATTGTGTAAACAAGAAAAAAGgagtttttgtgaatttttacaAGGTGTGAAAGTTCCACTGGGTTactcttctaattttaaacGAGTTATATCCATGAAAGATCATAAATTACTTGGGTTAAAatctcatgattgtcatgtattgatgcaacaactACTACCAGTGGCTATTCGGGGCATATTGCCTAAGAATGTTAGATACACATTAACAAGATTGTGCTTCTTTTTCAATGCAATATGTAGTAAAGTTATTGACATTGAGAAGTTGGATCAACTAGAAAATGAGGTTGTGGTCATATTGTGTCAGTTGGAGATGTACTTTCCTCCATCATTCTTTGATATTATGGTGCACTTAATTATTCATCTAGTAAGACAAGTTAGAATTTGTGGTCCAGTATTCTTATga